Part of the Metarhizium brunneum chromosome 6, complete sequence genome is shown below.
AATGGCATCTCCCAAGTCGAGTCGACTCCATGGGGATATTACGTACCATATGCTAGAAGGCCCAACGAAATGATGTCGAACAGAGCAATGCCGCCGAAGAGGGCCAGCTTGAGAATGCCGGGAATCTCCATTGTGCGTGGTTGTACGAATTATTCACCTGGGGACGAAGTGATTAGATCATGGGGGCTTTTGTTGGGATGGCGCGAAAAGAGGGCAGCTCCAGACGAGGACGGTGAAATTTACCAGAGCAGGACACTTGATGCAGGGCGATGTTCAAGTTCTTATCGCGGGAAGGAGCGGCGGACGCGACTTATGATGACAGCAGACGTCGACGGATGGATGCGAATGGCGCGTTCAGATAGCTTGAGGAAGGAAGGATGCGGCAGCTAGCGGTACGAATGTCATGCAGCGAGGGCCCTGCTGGTCTTATAGCCGGATGCAAGTGGGAAAAGAGGATGTGACGAGGATTCTTCAGCTTTTTGAAATGTGACCTGCGAGAGAATGCGACTGACTGGGGTACGGCTGCAAGGAGGGGGGCAGTGTCCCGTAGCTGTCAAGCTTCAGATGTCCCAAGGTTTGCAAGCTTAGAAACAGGCTTCCGACAGGCGACAAGCCAGCCCACGGgagccacatgtgcaggccGGTGGCGCTAACAGCAAAAAGGCGAATCTGAACGCCTCGAACCACTCCCTCATCATCCATTCGTGAGTATTTCACCACAGAAGCCGAGCCTAAACGATGTGGCGCCAAACTGTTTGCCAGCTCGAGACCCCATCAGACAATCACGCCGGAGAACTACTAAGGATTGCCATCACTCATTGTCCCCTTTCTCCTTGGCTGTTCACGAAGCTGACACGCCCCTTTCCGACCACACTTTGGGCTGACTGAAGCTGAACGAAATCCGATGTCGCCCCCGACTGTCGATGAAGCTGCTTAGATTGCAGAGACTGAAGAACAAGGAGCTCAGGCTCAGCCTGTTTTCTGTGGCGTCATCAGCTTGTCCCCTACCCACTTTGACGCAGGTCTGCTGTTGTACTACTAACAACCCCAGCTCTTCCCGAcaagccttggccagcaccaACCCAACGCCAAACGCGAGCCGAACCAACAAAGAGGTCGAATATGCAGGGAAAGACAATGGCTTGCATGTCGATGGCAGTTGTCTCAAATTCGCTCTGCTGCTGAAAGAAGTCGCATTTGAGATTAGAATATGTAGGGCACCTGGTGCTTGGTCTATCGGGATAACGGCAAACGATGGACCGTCAGGAACCACACCAGCCGACACCACCGTGCTTCGCTCCACCGCATCAGCCCTACGTTATGTACACAttctacatatgtactacTATTAGACACGGACCTTTTCCCTGACCGCTAAAAACGACGACGTGCGACGTGTTGAGGTCCGAGAATAGCTCACGTGGGTTAGTGAGTGCCCCCGCTTGTATTGCACTCATCTGGCTAGACAAGCGCCGAGGCATTCCAAGTGGCGTCGACATATTCAGACCAGGCTGTTTGCTGTGATCCGAGGCCTTCACGCGGCAATCATGGCGCAGCGCGGCCGGGACGCACTGGTGATGCCCCAGTGAGGTCATGAGACAGGGATGGCCGGTAGCAATGCGCCTTTGTAGTCGTGGAGCATGCCGTTACCGGATCTGGACCGCTCTTGTTTGTTCCTGTCAATCATTCCACGCCGACAATTGCAGCTTTTGAAACGCTCACCATGATAAATTTGCTATCATCATGCAAGCATGTTGCGTAAGGGCCGCGGCAGGGAGTGAAGGTCCATTGTGAAAGTCGATGACAGAACCAAGGGCTAATTTGGGGTCCAGCCCCTCCCATGTCATGATGTGGAACGTAAAGGATCCATGTCGGCTTGAGGACCCGGAACCCAAATTCATCCCTACTGTgctcttgagtcttgacatAACCTGCAAGATTACGTCAAGAGAGCAAAAGTTCATGCTTTCGATGCAAAGCACACCCGGTTCGGAATGCCCGAGTCTGCCTGGCCGTTGGCGGAAGGAGCCGCGTCGCGCTGTTCCTCAAATGGTACGAACCTGAGAAGTTCAATCTTGTTCCGTTTGAGTGCAGATCGAAACTCGTCCCGGGTCATGGAGCGGGTGAAGGAGCGAAAGCCGTTGGAATAGGTGCTAGTATCAGACTGGTCATTGGGACAGCTTCTCGTCGTCTTAGCGTGAGGCCGCTGGATGAAGCTGAAATGAACTAGCACTTGCTATTTCCCAGGATGGACCCTCGATAATTTGGAGCAGCATCTGCCCGgatattagtactagtataCTTGTCAGCAAATGGGCAACTGGGCTCGACTAGGGACATTTCACACGTGCCAAACGGAGCACAAATGACGGCGTTTGTGGCCAGCAACGGACACCAGCGTTCTAGTTGGCATCATGGTACCCCGCAATCGGTACCCAAGGTCTGGTAGTGTCTGGTCTGGACAGACGAGCAGCGAGCCGACCGGACGGCCTGTCTGCCATGGACCTCGAGCACACGTGAGTGGCTCCAGTTGTCGGCGTGTTACGAGGTCGAAAACCCAGTGCCAGAGGCAGAAGTAGACAATGGGAGGTGGTTTCTCACGGTTCAACGCATTGCGAACCACCCTCGCACCTTCTGGGTACATCTATAACGCCGTCACATGGACTGTTGGATAGTCTGCTTGGCTGCTCGATTACACTGCACCCATGAATTTTTCACGACCCGTAGCCGAGAAGAAGTATCAAGGACCGATTAGCCGTCGTCAGTTGCGAGATAGGCGAGATACACCTGTCAAGTACGGCCAGGTTCAGTTCCATATATCCTTTATGGAGACACTAAACGATATATTCATGCTTGGCGTTGTATACGGCGTCACGGCTTCTCCATCTACTAGGCACTATCTACAGCGTCCCCATAGCTAATATACAGAGCTGGTGCTACTTTGATTATCAGTAGGCTGTGGCAAAGCCCGGCTGCTTCAACATGCTGCGTCACCTCCACGGTCCTTCTGTACTACGGACGCCATGAATGGCGGAAACTAGGGAAAAGAATATGCAGACGCATCTTGTCCCTCGCGCCATGCAGCACAACCACAGAGTTTATCCATGCAAACGTGCCCTTTATTCTCCACGGGTAACCAAAACCCTCTGCCGTAATCTCCCGCCTCAGGGGCAGACACGCACTCCAGGCTGATGCTACACGCCGCCGACTACATTGCCCTCGATTTCACGCGAATTGTAGTTCTGGATTCGGAATAGCCGCTCTCGCTTTCCACACTTGCGCCAAGTCGGCCCTGATGGCGGAAGCAACAGCATATGCGATGCCTATGTGGTCCAAAAGTGCGCCGACTCGGTCGCGCTGCCATTGGCGGCATGATCGTGCGCCGGCAATTCGCAAAGGGAACAAGAACAGGACCGGCGACAGTGCCGTGTGATTCAGTCCAGTATCCGTGAGGGCTAGAATGGCGCAGACGTGTTGCGCTACCGTGGCTGGGTCGAGAGCCGGGACTGGCAGGTTACGTCGCTGCCAATGGGGCAGCTCGTAGTCGAAAACGCCAGAGAGATAGATGCTGATGGAGGCGTAGAAAACACGAGCCAAAAGCGTACTTGGGTCTGCGGCACAGTGTCTGATGTTCTCTGGGTCCTTGTTTGAAGTGGAGGATGTGCTGGGTGACGGGAGCGCGGCATCTGGAATATAGGCTGCGCTCCAGCTGCGCAAGGCTTCGCGGAGAAGATGTCCGTCTTGTGatatggccatggcatcggAATCGGATGGAGGCATATCCTGAGAAGAGCCTTGCCCTTGTATGAACGCCTCCGCTCTGCTTTAGAGTTAGTGCGTGGTTTTTCTTTCCCGGGGAGGTAGAGCAGGGTAAGCGACAACACAGGCGTGCCATGTGGTTACAAAGGGTTCTCACAACTGACCTTACACGAAGACTCGAACACATGACCATGATGTCTAGTAGCGAGTCCAACGAGGTCCATGTGTTTTTGCTTCCGGCGAGATGCTCCTCGTCGGTCCACATGTCTCGCGACAAGGAGACCCATTCCGGCTCCGTAAGAAAGGTCGGCTCGTTGAACAGAATGGACCTGCTGACTTCGAATATTCTCGCCTGTATGAAGAAGGCAAATCCAGGGCCGGACCGGCATGAGGTTGGGCCACTATGCTTGAGCGCCATGGATGTGCCGTGGATGATGTGCTGCTGCCACCCGTGGCCCGTGACATCGTTCATGAGCTGCGTGCATCAATATCTCTCGTTTCTTTGCATCGAATGTAGGTCAAACTGCTCACCTCGAAAACGCCAAGAAAGAATGTCGTCCACAGAATGCAAACACGCTGGTTTTCGTGCCTCGGCAGACGTGGGCTGGTGCCTAGGTTCATGCCATCAATCGCTTCTCGTAGGCCTTGGATGGAATACGAGTAATGCTGGAAAGCGATTGACAAGGCCTCCCGCTTCGAGGACGCACGCTGATGGTTCAATTTCCCCGCGTACATTGCACCGACGGCCAAGATTGCGTTGAAGAGGTGGCTTCCTTTGCGAGAGTGTAGGTCAGCGAGCTGCTtgacctcgtcgccggcggtGCGCACGCGGCCGGTGAAGCTGTTCGCCCTGGTGAAGGCGTCGAAGAAGCTCATGTAGTTGCATGTTTGGTCTGTGAGGCATTCAGGACGCGGCAAGTAGCTCCTTCGACGAGATGTGCTCTGCGACTCAGCCTCATCATTTTGCGACCAGTTTGTTGCCGTCTTCTGCTTGCCTCTCTCGACGAGGATCAACTTGGCGGCAGCATTCCGCGCCGGATATGCGCATGCGACGCGTCGACGAGCGCAATTGCTACAAGGAACATGGCCAGAACACTTGGTCGTGTGAGATGCGTCCCAACGCAAGACGAGGCTGCGGGTTGAGTTGCGGCTGGCTTACTTTGAGATGGCTTGCTGAGCAGGCGCAACACCGGGATCGATTGGTACGCAGATCAAACGGTCCCAGCGGCATTTCTGGGGGTTAATAGTCGTCAACTGTGTTCTGGATGCTCATCGGCAGTCACTTGTCAACCGACATCCgggacgatgatgaagaagtgGAAGCAGTTGGAGAAGGATAGCGTGACGCGGCGTCAGATGGAGCTTCTTTGCGCAGCCACATgacgctactccgtacaggcgGCAGCATTTGACGCCCGTAATATTCAATTGCAGCCTGGCAGCACAAAATGCCTCGCTTGTTTTACGCTTTTCGAATTTGTATCCAGGAACGTATACAGGAAAGATTTTGTCATGACAattttctcttcttggcgTATGGGGACACCATCATGGTCATAGCCCCCAATCACATACATGCCTTGCCAGAAATGCCGACAGAATCTTTAGCATCTACATACTTGGAAGAAGTTGAATTCCGACCTCATCTTGATCCCATCTCATTCAAGGATGGACTGCGGAAACCGCCTCGTTTGTCTCCGATGCGAGGGTTCGAGCCAGTTTTGTCCAATCACAATCTGCTCACATACACGCCCAGTCCCATGCTGCACCAAGCAGAACCGATGCCGTGTCGCCGATTTTGATCTTTATGTTGGCCATGATTCATTGAGATTGTCAAGCTATTGTGGGAAATTGACCCCAAGGTGAGGAGTATGCCCTTTGAAGTGTAACCTGCAAGGTCGGCATGTGAAACAAGTCAGCCTTTATACCAAGATATTTATAACCTTCTTGAAAGACTTTGCCTCAGCAGTTTATTCATTGCCTAGTGAAGCAACAATAGTATCAACTACACTCTAGGCTCAGGACCCATGGACGGTCAAACAAGAGCCTTGTTGCATATTCCGTCAGGGCGGTCCACGCACGCGATGAGAGGAGAAAACACCTTGATAGCAACACAATGGCCATGCATAAGAGGCATGCATATGCAGAGAGGTTCGTGGCACTGAGCGTTTATGAGCCAGTTGCAGCCCGAACCCCTCAAAACAGTCGTTGCAACGGCAGAGTTGCAACCGTGGGGACAAAGCGGcgatgccattgtcgactGGTGACGATATAAGTTCCATCAAGTATCGCCAAGTCCACCTGCTGCTGTCTATCTATGTACGCCACGAGAAACCTGTGACGTTGTCTGTATTTACACAAGTGAGACCTGCTGTCGTTATCACTGGAAGCCATGTTCACCGCCAGGACATTCCACAGAGCCTCGCACATATACCATGGCTCGAGGAGCTCCAACACCAGACGACGACATTCGCTGTCCTCCCTACGGCAGCCAGGGCTGCCCGAGTGGCCGGCCAGCTCTGCTCCTACACCCCATGAGATCCTGGGGGTTGCTCCTGGCGCCCCGTACTCCAAGGACAGGTTCAACCAGCTTGTGAAGATGTACCACCCCGACATGTCGGGTGCGGACGCGCGAGTCCGTCATCTCCCGCAGTCGGTTCGCCTGGAGCGATACCGGCTCATCGTCGCAGCGCACAATCTGCTCAGCGATCCGTCCTACCGGCGGTTATACGAGTCGCACCGTCAGGGCTGGGTGTATCCTGGGCCGTTCACTGGCCGCCAAGGCGACAATCGCCACGGTTTTTCTTCAAAAGACGGCACCGCGCAGAGCTCGCCGAGTCCGATGCGTCAACGGCCCATATATGCTTCGAATGCGACCGTGGCGATACTCCTGGTTGCGTTCGGCATGTTGGGGGCGGCCCTGCAGTTCAAACGACTGGCTGCAAGTAGACGCGACATCAGGAGGCTTGAGCTGGTGCTGCAGGAGGCCATTCAGGAGGAAATTCAGGCCTGGGCATCGGTATTGCAGGGACAGACAAAGGACGACCGTATTCTTGCGTTTCTGGCCAGACGGCATGGCGTGCCTCATCAGCTGCAGAGCTGGGCGGcatctcatgggaagcagTAAAAATGTGAATAGAGCCTTGGTCGTGGAAATTACAAAATGGATATTTATTGTCGGCTACGGGAGATCTATTTTTTTCGTGATTCTATCTCGTTTGTCATGTTCTAGCTTTCTGTTGGAGCTGTCAGGTCCACGGAGTCACGGACAGCATCAACCCCTTGGTGCCATTTCCAAATAGTGAGGCAGAACGCGGGCGACCGGCTGATTAATTCTGAAAATTATATTCCTTGATCTTGTGCGACTTGAATGCCGGCGGAATTTGTGTAAACGGCCGGTTTGAACTCCCGGTCGAGGCGCCGAACACAATATCCACTTTCCTAATCAGGCAATTATCGAGCGAGATTCAAAGCACACCACGCAATGGACTCGTATGCATCGCGTTGGTCATTCAGCCCACAGGAAGAACAAATCATAGTAAAGCAAATTCGCTTGTGTAATTCAAGCTGACAGCCTGCCTTCCAGACTGCTTGCAAGCTTGCGAAGCTCTGCTGGCAGTTGTGCCGTATCTCGCCGGATTGTTGTCATATTCGGCCTAGTTCCGCTTCGTGCTTTGCCGGCTTGACCATGGACTCATGCAAGTATATATCATGAGCTCGGCTCCCTATTGTTACAGACTCAAATCATATTATATGTCAGAGTACATCATACTATCATCCTATCGTTAGACTCCTTCCATCTGTGTTATTCACACATTCATAACCCTAGTTGAGCCAACCTCCGGAACCATGAAAACAATACGTTGCCTCATCCTCTCAACAATGGCATCAGCCATCTTGGTACCGCCGCCAGTCGGTCCCTACGATGTCGCCATGAGAGTCGAATCAATCACCGACCCAAGTCGGCCCGCCGATCCCCTCGATGCAAACAACCATGTGTATGGGCGTCGCATCCTGTTTTCCATCTTCCTACCGGTGGAAAAGCGAGGCACCCCATGTCCTTCCATGAAAGTCCCCTACATGACGCCCAGAGTGGCTGCAGATTACGGGAGACAGGCTGCGGAAGCCGGCCTCGACGATGGGCTGTTTTCCTCCTTTGACATGGAGCTCTGCGACCTGGACAGGCTGAACTCATGTGGAGGGGCCAAGCAGAGACGCAAGGAGTATGCCGTGGCGCTATTCACACCTGGCCTTTCAGAATCGCGGCTTTTATACGGGGCGGGTGCGAGATCTCTCGCCAGCCAGGGCTACGTGGTAGTCACTGTCGACCACCCGTACGAAGCTGATTTCGTCGAGTTCCC
Proteins encoded:
- the JID1_1 gene encoding J domain-containing protein 1, which codes for MFTARTFHRASHIYHGSRSSNTRRRHSLSSLRQPGLPEWPASSAPTPHEILGVAPGAPYSKDRFNQLVKMYHPDMSGADARVRHLPQSVRLERYRLIVAAHNLLSDPSYRRLYESHRQGWVYPGPFTGRQGDNRHGFSSKDGTAQSSPSPMRQRPIYASNATVAILLVAFGMLGAALQFKRLAASRRDIRRLELVLQEAIQEEIQAWASVLQGQTKDDRILAFLARRHGVPHQLQSWAASHGKQ